A section of the Candidatus Binatia bacterium genome encodes:
- a CDS encoding HIT family protein: MASVFTKIIRGELPARFVWKDEHCVAFLSIHPLRPGHTLVVPREEIDHWLDLPQPLLAHLTVVSQKIGRGLQKAFRPTKVGLMLAGLEVPHVHFHVVPIDSVYDLDFARQDLHPKPEDLDRAADQIRRALQELGFTEVAS; this comes from the coding sequence ATGGCCAGTGTGTTTACCAAAATCATTCGCGGTGAACTGCCTGCACGGTTTGTGTGGAAAGACGAGCACTGTGTAGCCTTTCTTTCGATTCACCCGCTGCGGCCGGGTCACACGCTGGTGGTTCCACGGGAAGAAATTGATCATTGGTTGGATTTGCCTCAGCCGCTTCTGGCCCACCTCACGGTGGTGTCACAGAAAATCGGTCGAGGTCTGCAGAAGGCATTCCGACCGACCAAGGTGGGATTGATGCTCGCCGGGCTGGAAGTGCCGCACGTGCATTTTCATGTGGTCCCGATCGATTCCGTGTACGATCTCGACTTCGCGCGCCAAGACCTGCACCCGAAGCCGGAGGACTTAGACCGAGCGGCCGATCAGATTCGTCGAGCATTGCAGGAGCTCGGCTTTACGGAAGTCGCGAGTTGA
- a CDS encoding polyisoprenoid-binding protein, with protein MNVGNRIVLCGAIVVGLLVGPGAKLAEQIYDIDPAHSAVHFAVRHMMVSTVRGTMGKVTGTVYFDEHDVTRSRVEATIDAAGIDTREPKRDEHLRSPDFLDTAKYPTITFKSKRVVKLAEDKYQVVGDLTIKGVTKEVTLDVEGVPRPFKDPFGKERMGGSAHAKINRQDFGVNFNKVMDNGGLLVGNEVDVTVDVEVVRRQ; from the coding sequence ATGAACGTCGGCAATCGCATCGTTCTTTGCGGCGCCATTGTGGTCGGTTTGTTGGTGGGACCCGGAGCGAAACTGGCGGAGCAGATTTACGACATCGACCCCGCCCACAGCGCAGTGCACTTTGCGGTGAGACATATGATGGTCTCCACGGTCCGGGGTACCATGGGCAAGGTGACCGGGACGGTGTACTTCGACGAGCACGATGTGACGCGCTCACGAGTAGAAGCTACCATCGATGCTGCGGGGATCGACACCCGCGAACCCAAACGCGACGAACATTTGCGGTCACCGGACTTTTTGGACACGGCAAAGTACCCAACGATCACCTTCAAGTCCAAACGGGTGGTCAAGCTGGCAGAGGACAAATACCAGGTCGTCGGCGACCTAACGATTAAAGGCGTCACCAAAGAGGTAACCTTGGACGTGGAAGGCGTTCCGCGCCCGTTCAAGGACCCGTTCGGCAAGGAGCGGATGGGTGGCAGCGCGCACGCCAAGATCAACCGGCAGGACTTTGGCGTGAACTTCAACAAAGTCATGGATAACGGCGGCCTGTTGGTGGGCAACGAAGTGGATGTCACTGTTGACGTCGAGGTTGTGCGTCGGCAGTGA
- a CDS encoding hypothetical protein (possible pseudo, internal stop codon, frameshifted), whose protein sequence is MQFADVVVEPMTLRQVMEFPYKHSTGPVVGRFLAGLKEQRQIWGRRVAGGAVVVPPQGFSEWDGSACSEWVPVADEGTVVAVARVWQPVERLHPFAEPFAYILVRLDGADTAMLHVAKADFEHVRIGSRVRAIWGADGERRGSIWDIREFRLARAS, encoded by the coding sequence ATGCAATTTGCAGACGTCGTTGTGGAGCCCATGACGTTGCGCCAGGTTATGGAGTTTCCCTACAAGCATTCGACTGGCCCTGTCGTGGGTCGCTTTTTGGCCGGCTTGAAGGAACAGCGGCAGATTTGGGGTCGGCGCGTTGCGGGTGGTGCCGTGGTGGTGCCACCGCAAGGATTTTCGGAGTGGGACGGTAGTGCCTGTTCCGAGTGGGTGCCGGTTGCCGATGAGGGGACGGTCGTTGCGGTCGCGCGCGTATGGCAGCCCGTGGAGCGGCTGCACCCATTCGCGGAACCGTTCGCGTACATCCTGGTGCGCCTAGACGGGGCGGATACGGCGATGTTGCACGTCGCCAAGGCCGATTTTGAGCACGTTCGGATCGGCTCCCGGGTGCGTGCCATCTGGGGGGCGGACGGAGAACGCCGCGGCTCGATTTGGGACATTCGTGAGTTTCGCTTGGCGCGAGCCAGCTAA
- a CDS encoding hypothetical protein (possible pseudo, internal stop codon, frameshifted), whose product MAFTAPPDDAVKYVESLVWLPYHYVAGDYRAVYLRALKDKRILGSRCDKTGKVFVPPVINSPESFAPCSEIVEVSDCGTITTFCIVNIPVIGRNLELPYVAASVVLDGADIPIFALIQECRPEEVHMGMRVEAVWKPDGERQGDHEDILHFRPTSRPRSGEWPRPL is encoded by the coding sequence ATGGCCTTTACGGCTCCGCCGGATGATGCGGTCAAGTACGTGGAGTCTCTCGTCTGGCTCCCGTATCACTACGTGGCGGGGGACTATCGTGCAGTGTACTTGCGTGCCCTCAAGGATAAGCGGATTTTGGGGTCGCGTTGCGATAAGACAGGCAAGGTCTTCGTGCCGCCGGTGATCAATTCTCCGGAAAGCTTTGCTCCTTGCTCGGAAATCGTCGAGGTCAGTGACTGCGGTACGATCACGACGTTTTGCATCGTGAACATTCCTGTGATTGGTCGGAACCTCGAGCTGCCCTACGTGGCGGCCTCTGTGGTGCTAGATGGCGCCGATATCCCCATCTTCGCCCTGATTCAGGAGTGTCGTCCGGAGGAAGTTCATATGGGCATGCGGGTGGAAGCCGTTTGGAAGCCGGATGGCGAACGGCAGGGAGACCACGAAGACATTTTGCATTTCAGACCAACTTCGCGGCCGCGGTCGGGGGAGTGGCCGCGTCCGCTTTGA
- a CDS encoding lipid-transfer protein, with amino-acid sequence MAQLRNVAIVGFAQLPVVARDEHRTATEMLYPAVRQALEQCGVGRDDIDYQIAGSTDYMDGRPFGFVAALESMGSWPPREDLHLEMDGIFCAYYAWLRMQAGYCDTALVVAHGKVSEGEPRRVSNLQMDPYYHAPLGIDATASSALQASMFMARTGVSDRDLARVAARNRKHGASNPDNQLRSAVSAEELQNTPFVVEPLRAGYLPPVGETATCLILAAEGKAERLCDRPVWIHGVEHRSELQTLGARDLSRSAGAKLASEKALAMAGLDRADQVDFAELAATNPAEEMVLCEALGLDPFGTRPVLNPSGGPLCADPIMSTGLIRLGEAFRQLSGRAGERAVSGAERALVHGQQGHCLQTNIVWICGTKRRWS; translated from the coding sequence ATGGCGCAATTGCGAAACGTTGCCATTGTCGGCTTTGCGCAATTACCGGTGGTGGCGCGCGACGAACATCGCACAGCCACCGAAATGTTGTATCCGGCCGTCCGCCAAGCGCTGGAGCAGTGTGGCGTGGGCCGGGACGACATCGACTACCAGATCGCAGGTTCGACGGATTACATGGACGGGCGCCCTTTTGGATTTGTCGCGGCGCTCGAATCCATGGGTTCGTGGCCGCCGCGCGAAGACTTGCACTTGGAAATGGACGGGATCTTTTGCGCCTACTACGCTTGGTTGCGGATGCAGGCGGGGTATTGCGACACGGCCCTTGTCGTTGCTCACGGCAAAGTATCGGAGGGCGAGCCTCGCCGCGTGTCGAACTTGCAGATGGACCCGTATTACCATGCTCCGCTCGGAATCGATGCGACGGCCTCCTCTGCCTTGCAAGCGAGTATGTTTATGGCGCGGACCGGAGTGAGTGATCGAGATCTCGCTCGGGTGGCTGCGCGGAACCGCAAGCACGGCGCATCGAATCCGGACAACCAGCTTCGTTCCGCTGTATCCGCCGAGGAACTGCAAAACACCCCTTTTGTCGTGGAGCCGCTCCGCGCGGGCTACTTGCCGCCGGTTGGGGAAACGGCAACTTGCTTGATTCTTGCCGCCGAAGGCAAGGCGGAACGGCTGTGCGATCGGCCGGTATGGATTCACGGAGTGGAGCATCGTTCCGAGTTACAAACCCTGGGAGCGCGAGACCTGTCCCGCAGTGCTGGCGCGAAGCTTGCCAGTGAGAAAGCGCTAGCAATGGCGGGTTTGGATCGGGCGGATCAAGTCGACTTTGCCGAACTCGCAGCGACAAATCCAGCGGAGGAGATGGTACTTTGTGAGGCGCTGGGGCTGGACCCGTTCGGTACCCGGCCCGTTCTGAATCCCTCGGGTGGACCGCTGTGTGCGGACCCGATTATGAGCACTGGCCTCATTCGCCTCGGGGAGGCATTTCGGCAGCTTTCCGGACGCGCGGGAGAGCGGGCGGTTTCGGGCGCTGAGCGGGCCTTGGTGCACGGACAACAAGGGCACTGCCTCCAAACGAACATCGTGTGGATTTGCGGGACGAAGAGGAGATGGTCATGA
- a CDS encoding acetyl-CoA acetyltransferase, whose amino-acid sequence MRRPVAVVGVGQTHHASRRSDVSIAGLVREAVDRALLDAGLEHKDIDAVIIGKAPDMLEGVAQPEQYLVGAVGAHLKPMLRVHTAGSVGASTAITAATHVASGLYNRVLTVAFEKQSEGNTMWALSPNLPFTPPLVAGAGGYFAPYCREYIARSKAPLHIGPLTMVYARENGARNEYAHLREPVTIEQVMDTPMLWDPIRFGETCPASDGAVAMILASEELARKGPRKPAWIKAGYTFAEAMWVPNRDQVSPKAGQMCARKVYEAAGITEPWKEIDTAELYVPFSWFQAMWLENLGFCPEGEGWKAIDRGDTRFGGKLPIDPSGGVLCTNPIGASGMLRLAEAALQVMGRAGAHQVEGAKTALGHAYGGGAQYFAMWIVSSEL is encoded by the coding sequence ATGAGGCGCCCAGTCGCAGTTGTCGGTGTGGGGCAGACGCATCACGCGTCGCGGCGCTCGGACGTGAGCATCGCTGGGTTGGTTCGCGAGGCCGTGGATCGAGCGCTGCTCGATGCTGGGTTGGAGCACAAAGACATCGATGCCGTGATCATCGGCAAGGCGCCGGACATGCTTGAAGGCGTCGCGCAACCAGAGCAGTATCTGGTTGGGGCGGTCGGCGCACACCTGAAGCCCATGTTGCGCGTGCATACGGCAGGCTCGGTCGGCGCGTCCACGGCGATCACGGCTGCGACCCATGTGGCCTCGGGACTGTACAATCGCGTGCTGACGGTGGCGTTCGAGAAGCAATCCGAAGGCAACACCATGTGGGCGCTTTCGCCCAACTTACCCTTCACGCCGCCATTGGTCGCCGGTGCTGGGGGCTACTTTGCGCCCTACTGCCGAGAGTACATTGCTCGCAGTAAAGCCCCCTTGCATATCGGGCCGCTGACGATGGTGTACGCGCGAGAGAACGGTGCCCGCAACGAATACGCGCACTTGCGGGAGCCGGTTACCATCGAACAGGTCATGGACACTCCGATGCTGTGGGATCCGATCCGGTTTGGCGAGACCTGCCCTGCTTCCGACGGTGCAGTGGCAATGATCTTGGCGAGCGAGGAGCTCGCACGGAAAGGGCCGCGCAAGCCGGCGTGGATCAAAGCGGGTTACACCTTTGCCGAGGCGATGTGGGTTCCGAACCGCGATCAAGTGAGTCCGAAAGCTGGGCAAATGTGTGCCCGTAAGGTTTACGAAGCTGCGGGGATTACCGAGCCGTGGAAGGAAATTGACACGGCTGAACTGTACGTGCCGTTTTCGTGGTTCCAGGCGATGTGGCTCGAAAATCTCGGCTTTTGCCCCGAGGGAGAGGGCTGGAAGGCCATCGACCGAGGCGACACGCGCTTTGGAGGGAAGCTGCCGATCGACCCCTCCGGGGGCGTGCTGTGCACCAATCCGATCGGCGCCTCGGGCATGTTGCGGCTGGCGGAGGCAGCCTTGCAAGTGATGGGGCGTGCCGGGGCGCACCAGGTCGAAGGCGCAAAGACCGCATTGGGACACGCTTATGGCGGAGGTGCGCAGTATTTTGCCATGTGGATTGTGAGCAGCGAGCTCTGA
- a CDS encoding putative enoyl-CoA hydratase: MQSVSTNEPAVLFEKKDGVAVVTMNRPEVRNAINPEMLCRLADAWELINSDAEIRVAILTGAGDKAFCAGADLNKLVRMMQGLRPPENEFDERIKNDVSIIYKGLLRNYRVNKPLIAAVRGFCVAGGTELLTTTDIRVASDDARFGLAEVKWSLFPMGGSTVRLPRQIPLCFAMEILLTGEQFSAADALRMGLINKVVPNDQVMDEAWRYARIIRDNGPLAVQAVKRSVLDGLDLPSDKALERELELGIPVSMSEDCREGTRAFNEKRKPVFQGR; this comes from the coding sequence GTGCAAAGCGTGAGTACAAACGAACCCGCAGTGTTGTTCGAGAAGAAAGACGGTGTGGCCGTGGTGACCATGAATCGGCCCGAGGTGCGTAATGCGATCAACCCGGAGATGCTCTGCCGGCTGGCCGACGCGTGGGAGCTCATCAATTCCGATGCCGAGATTCGCGTGGCGATTCTCACAGGCGCGGGTGACAAGGCATTTTGCGCAGGCGCAGATTTGAACAAGCTGGTGCGCATGATGCAGGGCTTGCGGCCGCCCGAGAATGAGTTCGACGAGCGCATCAAAAACGACGTCAGCATCATCTACAAGGGCTTGTTGCGAAACTATCGCGTGAACAAACCTCTCATTGCCGCTGTGCGCGGCTTCTGTGTCGCGGGCGGTACCGAGTTGCTGACGACCACGGACATCCGCGTTGCGAGTGACGACGCGCGGTTCGGTTTGGCGGAAGTGAAGTGGAGCCTGTTCCCGATGGGTGGCTCTACGGTGCGCTTGCCCCGACAAATTCCGTTGTGTTTTGCGATGGAAATTCTTCTCACCGGGGAACAGTTTTCCGCCGCGGACGCCCTCCGTATGGGATTGATCAACAAGGTGGTGCCGAATGACCAGGTCATGGACGAGGCCTGGCGCTATGCGCGAATTATCCGCGATAATGGGCCGCTTGCGGTCCAGGCCGTGAAGCGATCTGTGCTCGATGGTTTGGATTTGCCGAGCGACAAAGCGTTGGAGCGGGAATTGGAGCTGGGAATCCCCGTGTCGATGTCCGAGGATTGCCGGGAAGGGACGCGGGCCTTTAACGAAAAGCGTAAGCCGGTGTTTCAAGGGCGTTAG
- a CDS encoding acyl-CoA synthetase: MLAHLAVIFDSIARAIGDREALIWRDRRFTYGELAERSKRFARALLGFGLGCREERGRLQPWESGQDHVALYLYNGHEYLEAAYGAYFARAVPINVNYRYVEDELVYVLENCAARAIVYHGCFAPRLAAIRHKLPQLNVFVQVRDDSNEPLLPGALDYETLLATHSSDLPALPYSPDDLYILYTGGTTGLPKGVVWRQEDVFYAGLGGHLPGFPRIETEEQLLELARAGLGGRPVVAAPFMHGAGHWTCFNTFHRGGTVILPDETRRFDAHAVWRAVETHRADALGLIGDAFALPLLDALREHTYDTSSIRVLVSTAAVLSPAVREELLRYLPEGVFVIENIGASEAGLQAMSFDTRTQYQGIPGYQLRENTVLLNADRTGVLDPKHARPGLEGDVGWVATRGYIPLGYLGDPEKTRATFPVIDGVRYCVGGDRACYAEDGRVLFLGRESFCINTGGEKVYVEEVERVLKSHPAIYDALVVGLPDPRWGQRVTAVIVVAPGQSPPTLEEIRAHCGSHLAGYKIPRSLVIADQIVRSPSGKPDYHWARRYAHERNAAQPD; the protein is encoded by the coding sequence ATGTTGGCCCATTTGGCGGTCATCTTTGACTCCATTGCGCGGGCTATTGGCGATCGCGAGGCGTTGATTTGGAGAGACCGCCGCTTTACGTACGGCGAGCTGGCCGAGCGGAGCAAGAGGTTTGCACGAGCCCTGCTCGGCTTTGGTCTCGGCTGCCGTGAAGAGAGGGGGCGACTGCAGCCTTGGGAATCCGGGCAAGATCACGTCGCGCTGTATTTGTATAACGGCCACGAATACCTCGAAGCCGCTTACGGCGCGTATTTTGCCCGCGCGGTTCCGATCAATGTCAACTACCGGTACGTGGAGGACGAGCTGGTTTACGTCCTCGAGAACTGCGCGGCGCGGGCAATTGTTTACCACGGATGTTTTGCGCCGCGACTGGCCGCCATCCGGCACAAGTTGCCCCAGTTGAACGTGTTCGTGCAGGTTCGGGATGACTCCAACGAGCCGCTGTTGCCCGGTGCGTTAGACTACGAGACTCTACTCGCCACACACTCCTCGGATTTGCCGGCGCTGCCTTACAGCCCGGACGACCTTTACATCTTGTACACCGGCGGCACGACGGGGCTCCCCAAAGGGGTGGTTTGGCGGCAGGAGGATGTATTTTACGCCGGTCTGGGGGGACACTTGCCGGGCTTTCCGCGCATCGAAACGGAGGAGCAACTTCTCGAACTGGCACGCGCGGGACTCGGTGGGCGGCCGGTTGTAGCAGCGCCGTTTATGCATGGCGCGGGACATTGGACTTGTTTCAACACTTTTCATCGCGGGGGAACGGTCATTCTGCCCGACGAAACCCGTCGTTTCGACGCCCATGCGGTGTGGCGAGCAGTGGAAACGCACCGCGCAGATGCACTGGGCCTGATCGGTGATGCGTTCGCGCTTCCGTTACTCGACGCGCTGAGAGAACACACGTACGATACATCTTCGATTCGTGTCCTCGTGAGTACCGCGGCCGTACTATCGCCGGCAGTTCGCGAAGAGCTGTTGCGCTACCTGCCGGAAGGCGTGTTTGTGATCGAAAACATCGGCGCGAGCGAAGCGGGGCTGCAGGCGATGAGCTTCGATACCCGCACCCAATACCAGGGAATTCCGGGTTATCAGCTCCGGGAGAATACAGTTCTTTTGAACGCGGACCGTACTGGCGTTTTGGATCCCAAGCACGCCCGGCCTGGCCTGGAAGGGGACGTGGGTTGGGTTGCGACTAGGGGGTACATCCCTTTGGGATACTTGGGCGACCCGGAGAAGACCCGAGCGACTTTCCCGGTCATCGATGGGGTCCGATACTGCGTGGGCGGAGACCGTGCTTGCTACGCCGAAGATGGCCGTGTGCTCTTTTTGGGGCGGGAGAGTTTCTGCATCAATACGGGCGGCGAAAAAGTTTACGTCGAGGAAGTGGAACGGGTGCTCAAGAGCCATCCGGCCATTTATGATGCTTTGGTGGTTGGCCTCCCGGATCCGCGCTGGGGGCAGCGTGTGACGGCGGTCATCGTTGTTGCTCCCGGGCAATCGCCGCCGACTCTAGAAGAGATCCGAGCGCATTGTGGATCTCACCTGGCGGGGTACAAAATCCCGCGATCGTTGGTCATTGCGGATCAAATCGTCCGTAGCCCCAGCGGGAAGCCGGACTACCACTGGGCTCGGCGCTACGCCCACGAGCGCAATGCCGCCCAGCCCGACTGA
- a CDS encoding cytochrome P450, with the protein MKLEDIDLYDLDIWEQRVPHEMFALLRREAPVFWHKEPKGGPGFWAVTKYADVVHVSKHPKLFSSWRGGTNIFDLAPEELAQTRMMMLNMDPPQHTKYRRLVSHGFTPRRIAQLEPHVRELARQIIDRVAARGECDFVTDIAAELPLQVIAELMGIPLEDRHLVFDWSNRLIGFDDPEFQTSMQDGKQAAAEMWAYAHTLAEKRKRDPQDDLISRLLHAEVDGERLSEMEFDSFFLLLAVAGNETTRNLISGGMLALFEHPDQKEKLLAHPDLLPTAVEEMLRWISPVICFRRTATADTEIRGQRIREGEKVVIFYISANRDEEVFERADQFDIARSPNEHIAFGIGEHYCLGSNLARMEIRVMFEEILRRLPDIELADQPRRLRSNFISGIKSMPVRFTPERRRAAATA; encoded by the coding sequence ATGAAGTTGGAAGACATTGATCTCTACGATTTGGATATTTGGGAGCAGCGTGTCCCACACGAGATGTTCGCGCTTTTGCGACGAGAGGCCCCAGTATTTTGGCACAAGGAGCCGAAGGGTGGGCCAGGATTTTGGGCCGTTACGAAATACGCGGACGTGGTTCACGTCTCCAAGCATCCGAAACTGTTTTCCTCATGGCGAGGCGGAACAAATATCTTCGACCTGGCTCCCGAGGAACTGGCGCAAACGCGCATGATGATGCTGAACATGGACCCACCCCAGCACACCAAGTACCGCCGGCTGGTCAGCCATGGCTTCACGCCACGACGGATCGCGCAGTTGGAACCTCACGTTCGCGAGTTGGCACGGCAAATCATCGATCGCGTGGCCGCGCGCGGCGAGTGCGACTTTGTGACCGATATTGCCGCTGAGCTGCCGCTGCAGGTCATCGCCGAGCTCATGGGCATTCCGTTAGAAGACCGCCACCTCGTTTTCGACTGGAGCAACCGGCTTATTGGCTTTGACGACCCGGAGTTCCAGACCTCCATGCAGGATGGAAAGCAGGCTGCCGCAGAAATGTGGGCTTACGCACACACGCTTGCGGAAAAACGCAAGCGCGACCCGCAGGACGATCTCATCTCGCGCTTGTTGCATGCCGAGGTGGACGGAGAGCGGCTCAGCGAGATGGAATTCGACTCGTTCTTCTTGCTTCTTGCAGTGGCGGGCAATGAGACCACACGTAACCTCATCTCGGGTGGGATGCTGGCGCTGTTCGAGCACCCGGACCAGAAGGAAAAACTACTGGCCCATCCTGACCTGTTGCCCACCGCTGTAGAAGAGATGCTGCGGTGGATTTCACCCGTGATTTGTTTTCGCCGCACCGCTACGGCGGACACGGAAATCCGCGGGCAACGCATTCGCGAGGGTGAAAAGGTGGTGATTTTCTACATCTCGGCGAACCGCGACGAGGAGGTATTCGAGCGAGCCGACCAGTTCGACATTGCACGGTCGCCCAACGAGCACATCGCCTTTGGTATCGGGGAGCATTACTGTCTGGGCTCGAATTTGGCCCGCATGGAGATTCGGGTGATGTTCGAAGAGATCCTGCGCCGGCTGCCGGATATCGAACTGGCGGATCAGCCGCGGCGGCTTCGCTCGAACTTCATTTCCGGCATTAAATCTATGCCCGTGCGTTTTACGCCGGAGCGACGGCGCGCCGCAGCCACAGCCTGA
- a CDS encoding ferredoxin, with the protein MKIRIDYDLCEGNAVCMKVAPEVFVVGEDDRAHLRDPNPSEELRAKVELAVRRCPRQALSIVE; encoded by the coding sequence ATGAAGATCCGTATCGATTACGACCTCTGCGAAGGTAACGCAGTATGCATGAAAGTCGCTCCTGAGGTGTTTGTGGTCGGAGAAGACGATCGCGCACATCTCCGGGATCCAAATCCGTCGGAGGAGTTACGGGCCAAGGTAGAGTTGGCTGTGCGTCGCTGCCCGCGGCAGGCGTTGTCCATCGTGGAGTAG
- a CDS encoding cyclase, whose amino-acid sequence MERVRQLGRELSNWGRWGADDQRGTLNFITPAVVREAVASVRHGRVYSLGLSLGADGPQIGQGGRINPQHFVTALHASYGAPDGFHFNDDALLLPLQAATQWDSLAHVYYDGLLYNGVPASAVTAAGASRNGIDAIAEGVLTRGVLLDIARLEGVERLPPGFVVRPEHLERAEARQNVRVRSGDAVLVRTGHITVFTRDQNREGYMRQMPGLGLECARWLHAREVAAVASDTNAVEVIPFEDPLVPLPFHLVCIRDIGLTLGEMFFLEDLAAACAEYGQWSFLLTAPALKVRGGLGSPLNPLAVL is encoded by the coding sequence ATGGAACGCGTCCGCCAACTTGGCCGAGAGCTATCGAATTGGGGGCGTTGGGGCGCCGATGATCAGCGCGGTACGCTGAACTTCATCACGCCAGCAGTCGTCCGGGAGGCCGTGGCTTCGGTCCGCCATGGTCGGGTGTACAGCTTGGGTTTGTCCTTGGGGGCGGATGGCCCGCAAATCGGCCAAGGCGGACGGATCAACCCGCAGCATTTCGTTACCGCTCTGCATGCCAGTTACGGCGCGCCAGACGGGTTCCATTTCAACGACGATGCCTTGTTGCTGCCACTTCAAGCGGCCACGCAATGGGATAGTTTGGCACACGTCTACTACGACGGCTTGCTCTACAATGGCGTGCCGGCGAGTGCGGTTACGGCTGCGGGTGCGAGCCGAAACGGGATCGATGCCATTGCGGAAGGAGTGCTGACGAGAGGAGTGCTTTTGGACATCGCCCGACTGGAAGGAGTGGAGCGTTTACCGCCTGGGTTTGTGGTTCGACCCGAGCACTTGGAACGAGCAGAGGCTCGGCAAAACGTCCGCGTGCGGTCCGGCGACGCTGTGTTGGTGCGGACAGGCCACATCACCGTGTTCACCCGCGATCAAAATCGCGAAGGCTACATGAGGCAGATGCCCGGGCTCGGGCTCGAATGCGCTCGCTGGCTACACGCCCGCGAAGTGGCTGCGGTCGCGAGTGATACCAACGCCGTCGAGGTCATTCCGTTCGAGGATCCGCTCGTTCCCCTGCCGTTTCACCTCGTATGCATTCGGGATATCGGCCTCACCTTGGGCGAAATGTTTTTTTTGGAGGATCTGGCTGCAGCGTGTGCGGAATACGGCCAATGGTCGTTTTTGCTAACCGCCCCCGCTCTCAAGGTTCGCGGTGGTCTGGGAAGCCCCTTGAACCCACTTGCGGTGTTGTAG
- a CDS encoding TetR family transcriptional regulator: MKRAHGSPRDRIREARREVYRHHILEAAERVFADRGFTAATMQEVGKRARLSMGTIYSVFRSKEELLYAVLEQRGTEILELVRKAAAREGSPADAFLELVRDYVGYFSTHPDFLRMHLRLGAAWMHSPENGAGKRAEVWAEIQRLQASIFARGIREGVFVEADPLLLARLFSAVNQTLLANWVEQGMRISEERLFQDLNLWVHRLFWRS, encoded by the coding sequence ATGAAGCGAGCACACGGATCGCCGCGCGACCGAATACGCGAAGCCCGCCGTGAGGTGTATCGACACCACATCCTCGAAGCTGCCGAAAGGGTTTTCGCGGATCGTGGCTTCACTGCCGCGACGATGCAGGAGGTGGGCAAGCGAGCGCGCCTGTCCATGGGCACGATTTATTCGGTGTTTCGGAGCAAAGAAGAGCTCTTGTATGCGGTGCTGGAGCAACGTGGGACAGAGATCCTCGAGCTAGTGCGCAAGGCTGCGGCTCGCGAAGGTTCGCCGGCCGATGCGTTCCTCGAACTGGTCCGAGATTATGTCGGCTACTTTTCGACGCACCCGGATTTTCTTCGCATGCATTTGCGGCTAGGAGCCGCGTGGATGCACAGTCCGGAAAACGGGGCAGGGAAGAGGGCGGAGGTTTGGGCTGAAATTCAGCGATTGCAGGCAAGTATCTTTGCCCGGGGAATTCGCGAGGGCGTGTTTGTCGAAGCCGACCCTTTGTTGCTCGCGCGCCTGTTCAGCGCCGTGAATCAAACCTTGCTCGCGAACTGGGTAGAGCAGGGGATGCGAATCTCCGAGGAACGCCTCTTCCAGGATTTGAACCTCTGGGTACACCGCCTCTTCTGGCGATCGTAG